GATTGCGAAAATCTGCTTGGATTGCATTTTGAAGATCGGGGCGAGTTGGAATCGGCTCACAACCATTACATGAAAGCATTGTACTACATTAGAAAGGCAAAAAATACGTCTTCGGAGAACATCATCCTCTACAACATCGGCGTCCTGTACGCGAATCACCGGCATTTTGCCGAGGCTTTGCCTTATTTCAAACGTGTTTTTCCGAAATGGCGTGAAACAGACAATGATTTTATTGCGCAAACCTATTATTTTTTGAGCAAATGTTGTTTTCAGCTCGGAAAGACGGTACAAGGGAAAGACTACTTAGACAAAGGATTGGCCTATGCGATTTCGCACAACAATGTTGACTATCGACACCATTTAAAACTTTTAGAAGCAAAATTCGTGGACCCTGCTTCGCGTCAACCCGTCTACCAGGAAGCCGTTTCCCACTTCATTAGGAACCACGATTGGACGTTTGTCAATGAATACAGCCGCGAATTTATTTCGATGAACAACGGAATCGCAAAAGAAAAGCGGCCATGCCAACAAGGGGCGGATCTCGTTTCTGTCGGAAACCATTTGTATTTTCACGCAACCGAAAGTTGGATCGCCTTTGATAAACAAGAAAGAATCGGACTCTCCCGGAAAGAGTCGAACCTTCTGAAGTTTTTCATCGCTCATGAGGGAGAAATCATTTCGGCTGCCGTCATCGCCGCAGAAATATGGAAGGGCTCCATTCAAGCGAGCGGCGTTCGCCAAGCCATTCATCGGTTAAAAAAGAAGTTGGGACCCGCCGCCCCTCTCATCGTCGGACGTCCGCAAGGCGGCTACGTTTATACGTCGCCATGATATCGTTTGTTATAATAAAAGGAAGAAGGATATGGAATTTGAGGTGTGAATGGTGAAAGGCGAGCAATTGCGAACAGCGCTCAATCGATGGTATCACTTGATCAACACGGGGAACGGTGAGAAAGCGAAATCGCTCAAGCGCAAACTGGAAGCGTTCGGGAACATCCAAGACCCCGATTTGTCTTGCTTTTACCGACTGCTCACCGCTTGGTATTTTTTAATGCAGCATGACTATGACCAATCATCCGCGATCTTAAACACGATTTCGCCTCATCGAGAGAAAAGCCATTGGCTCAATTATTACTATTATTTTTTTCGCGGCGTAAACGCTTTTTATTTTCGGAACTATAACGAAGCTTTGCAGTTTCTCCAAGAAGCGAAACCTTTCTTACGTGACAAGCCGGAAATCGAACAAGCGGAATTTTATTATCGAATCGCTTCCGTTTATTTCAGAACCCATCATTTCAGCTTATCGATCAAGTTTGCAACAAAGTCGCTCCGCGCGTTTTCGAACAAAGATCAATCGGAACGC
The Bacillales bacterium genome window above contains:
- a CDS encoding tetratricopeptide repeat protein, whose translation is MVKGEQLRTALNRWYHLINTGNGEKAKSLKRKLEAFGNIQDPDLSCFYRLLTAWYFLMQHDYDQSSAILNTISPHREKSHWLNYYYYFFRGVNAFYFRNYNEALQFLQEAKPFLRDKPEIEQAEFYYRIASVYFRTHHFSLSIKFATKSLRAFSNKDQSERMADCENLLGLNYMSLEDYDRSMIHLKTALNLCRAAKSDNLLKWVIYQNLGLLYAHKGEYDRARTFYEEVYRCIDTKYEWIQLQNIHELCETYFLLNEADKGKALLAEGLRKANDPSNDYFHRFKVLEAKFAAR
- a CDS encoding winged helix-turn-helix domain-containing protein — its product is MNANKQKQVLDDWYEAIKNFEYERSAQLNKRVDADLLLKDEDLILYRQLLKARYLILLKDHDKAALLLDGLHPPANEHHWLHYYFYFFHGHLEYNRKNYKKALAFYAQAERTVSALNDEECGEFYYKKASALYRDLRFERSRRDAAKALALFAAHAHYKRMADCENLLGLHFEDRGELESAHNHYMKALYYIRKAKNTSSENIILYNIGVLYANHRHFAEALPYFKRVFPKWRETDNDFIAQTYYFLSKCCFQLGKTVQGKDYLDKGLAYAISHNNVDYRHHLKLLEAKFVDPASRQPVYQEAVSHFIRNHDWTFVNEYSREFISMNNGIAKEKRPCQQGADLVSVGNHLYFHATESWIAFDKQERIGLSRKESNLLKFFIAHEGEIISAAVIAAEIWKGSIQASGVRQAIHRLKKKLGPAAPLIVGRPQGGYVYTSP